One window from the genome of Bacillus weihaiensis encodes:
- a CDS encoding GNAT family N-acetyltransferase, whose product MNHVKTYNAKEIKTPNGNIFIEGPIPSEKIATYEFHQGLVAFRQPQQQHKALVEIAKLPEGRIIIARQHDKIIGYVTYLYPDPLERWSEGNMEELIELGAIEVAPEFRGYAIGKNLLRVSMMDDAMEDYIIITTEYYWHWDLKGSGLNVWEYRKVMEKMMNAGGLEWYATDEPEISSHPANCLMARMGKRIQPKSIQQFDQLRFKNRFMY is encoded by the coding sequence ATGAACCATGTAAAGACCTATAATGCAAAAGAAATTAAAACACCTAACGGTAACATTTTCATTGAAGGACCGATTCCATCAGAAAAGATAGCCACTTATGAGTTTCATCAAGGTTTAGTCGCTTTTAGGCAGCCACAACAGCAACATAAAGCATTAGTTGAAATTGCAAAACTTCCTGAAGGAAGAATTATTATTGCTAGACAGCATGACAAGATTATTGGATATGTTACGTATCTTTATCCAGATCCCCTTGAAAGATGGTCTGAAGGAAATATGGAGGAACTAATCGAATTAGGTGCAATCGAGGTAGCTCCAGAGTTTAGAGGCTATGCCATTGGTAAAAATCTGTTGAGAGTTTCAATGATGGATGATGCGATGGAAGACTATATCATCATTACAACAGAATATTATTGGCATTGGGATTTAAAGGGTTCAGGTTTAAATGTATGGGAATATCGAAAGGTAATGGAGAAAATGATGAATGCTGGTGGTTTAGAATGGTACGCAACCGATGAACCAGAGATAAGCTCACACCCGGCAAATTGCCTAATGGCGAGAATGGGAAAAAGAATTCAACCAAAATCAATTCAGCAATTCGATCAACTACGCTTTAAAAATCGTTTTATGTATTAG
- the acsA gene encoding acetate--CoA ligase, giving the protein MKLEALSPMKGNFNLSDYDSTYTSFDWSEVEKNFSWYETGRINAAYEAIDKHAETFRKNKIALYYRDPERDEKYTFKEMKELSNKAANVLKNKADVEKGDRLFVFMPRTPELYTVILGAVKLGAIVGPLFEAFMEGAVKDRLHDSDASVIVTTPELVERVPVEELPSLKHVVIVGESVEENHIDFLAEMESASKHFDIEWVEKTDGLLLHYTSGSTGKPKGVLHVHQAMVQHYQTAQWVLDLKEEDVYWCTADPGWVTGTVYGIFGPWLCGATNVIVGGRFKPESWYQTIEDYGVTVWYSAPTAFRMLMGAGDELVKQFDTSSLRHVLSVGEPLNPEVVRWGVKVFNNRIHDTWWMTETGAQLICNYPSMQIKPGSMGKPIPGVKAAIVDDQGNELPPYRMGNLAIKKGWPSMMYTIWNNKEKYESYFMPGDWYVSGDSAYMDEDGYFWFQGRIDDVIMTSGERVGPFEVESKLVEHPAIAEAGVIGKPDPVRGEIIKAFVALREGYEPTDELKEEIRQFVKRGLAAHAAPREIDFRDKLPKTRSGKIMRRVLKAWELDLPTGDLSTMEE; this is encoded by the coding sequence ATGAAATTGGAAGCGTTGTCACCAATGAAGGGGAATTTTAACTTATCGGACTATGATTCTACTTATACATCATTTGATTGGTCAGAGGTTGAAAAGAATTTTTCATGGTATGAGACGGGTAGAATAAATGCTGCCTATGAAGCGATCGATAAACATGCTGAAACATTTCGGAAAAATAAAATTGCCCTTTATTACCGTGATCCCGAAAGAGATGAAAAATATACGTTTAAAGAAATGAAAGAATTATCAAATAAGGCAGCAAATGTCTTAAAGAATAAGGCGGATGTTGAAAAAGGGGATCGACTCTTTGTATTTATGCCAAGAACGCCTGAGTTATATACAGTCATTTTAGGGGCTGTAAAGCTAGGTGCCATTGTGGGCCCCCTATTTGAAGCATTTATGGAGGGTGCGGTAAAAGATCGCCTTCATGACAGCGATGCTAGTGTCATTGTTACGACTCCTGAGTTAGTAGAACGTGTTCCTGTAGAAGAATTACCATCCCTTAAACATGTTGTTATTGTTGGAGAATCTGTAGAAGAAAATCACATTGATTTTTTAGCTGAAATGGAAAGTGCAAGCAAGCATTTTGACATTGAATGGGTTGAGAAAACAGATGGATTGCTCTTACATTATACATCTGGTTCAACTGGAAAGCCAAAGGGAGTTTTACACGTTCATCAAGCAATGGTTCAGCATTATCAAACAGCCCAGTGGGTCCTTGATTTAAAAGAAGAGGATGTTTATTGGTGTACTGCTGATCCAGGCTGGGTAACAGGAACAGTTTATGGTATTTTTGGCCCTTGGTTATGTGGGGCAACAAATGTAATTGTTGGCGGAAGGTTCAAACCAGAATCATGGTACCAAACAATAGAGGATTATGGAGTAACGGTGTGGTATAGTGCTCCAACAGCTTTTAGAATGTTAATGGGTGCTGGAGATGAGCTTGTGAAACAATTTGATACAAGTTCCTTAAGGCATGTATTAAGTGTAGGAGAACCGCTTAATCCTGAGGTAGTACGTTGGGGTGTAAAAGTATTTAATAATCGCATACATGATACGTGGTGGATGACAGAAACAGGTGCACAGCTCATTTGTAACTACCCATCGATGCAAATTAAACCTGGTTCTATGGGAAAACCAATCCCTGGTGTTAAAGCAGCGATTGTTGATGATCAGGGAAATGAGTTACCACCATATCGAATGGGGAACTTAGCTATTAAAAAAGGCTGGCCTTCTATGATGTACACTATTTGGAATAATAAAGAAAAGTACGAATCCTATTTTATGCCTGGTGATTGGTATGTATCAGGAGATTCAGCTTATATGGATGAGGACGGCTACTTTTGGTTCCAGGGACGAATTGATGATGTGATTATGACATCTGGTGAACGTGTGGGACCATTTGAAGTGGAAAGTAAATTAGTTGAACACCCTGCAATAGCAGAAGCTGGTGTTATTGGGAAACCAGACCCTGTAAGAGGAGAAATTATTAAAGCATTTGTTGCGCTTCGTGAAGGCTATGAGCCTACAGATGAATTAAAAGAAGAAATTCGTCAATTTGTCAAGCGGGGATTAGCTGCCCATGCAGCTCCTAGAGAGATCGATTTTCGTGATAAGCTCCCTAAAACAAGAAGTGGAAAAATTATGAGACGTGTGTTAAAAGCATGGGAGCTTGACCTACCAACAGGTGATTTATCAACCATGGAGGAGTAA
- the rpsD gene encoding 30S ribosomal protein S4 codes for MARYTGSSWKLSRRLGISLSGTGKELEKRPYAPGQHGPGQRKKISEYGLQLQEKQKLRHMYGVNERQFRNLFDKAGKMTGKHGENFMILLDSRLDNVVYRLGLARTRRQARQLVNHGHIIVDGGRVDIPSYQVKPGQTITLREKSRNLDIVKEAIEVNNFVPEYLTFDAEKLEGTLTRLPERSELPAEINEALIVEFYSR; via the coding sequence ATGGCTCGTTATACAGGCTCTAGCTGGAAACTCTCTCGTCGATTAGGAATTTCATTAAGTGGTACAGGTAAAGAATTAGAAAAGCGTCCATATGCTCCAGGACAACACGGTCCAGGACAACGCAAAAAAATCTCTGAGTACGGTTTACAATTACAAGAGAAGCAAAAACTTCGTCACATGTATGGTGTAAACGAACGCCAATTCCGTAACTTATTTGATAAAGCTGGCAAAATGACTGGTAAACATGGTGAGAACTTCATGATTCTTCTTGATTCTCGTCTTGATAACGTTGTATACCGTTTAGGTTTAGCACGTACTCGCCGTCAAGCTCGTCAATTAGTTAACCACGGTCATATCATTGTAGATGGCGGACGCGTAGATATCCCATCTTACCAAGTAAAACCTGGTCAAACGATTACATTACGTGAAAAATCTCGTAATCTTGATATCGTTAAAGAAGCAATCGAAGTAAACAACTTCGTACCTGAATACCTAACTTTCGACGCAGAAAAATTAGAAGGTACTTTAACTCGCTTACCTGAGCGTTCTGAATTACCTGCAGAAATTAACGAAGCTCTTATCGTTGAGTTCTACTCTCGTTAA
- a CDS encoding sensor domain-containing diguanylate cyclase has translation MEDLYIVNRLKSAFFDYISENKVNGSIDEVISELTAILQRELYLKSAVFYFYNKKTDSLSSHKTIDYIPLHSIPHIFENGQAFRYGEELLIPIHVNKDMIGIIHALESNRILADAELAQIVRACSSFYSASMNMGLVSNDDRKYEKLYLLTEKFHSLLDKDEVLIELITTLQSMYDEYIFYLFLSHDNDSDLKLPIKDLAFDDQDGNGMAMEAYVTGNVQLSHEEKDAHTILYSPLKGKQGVYGVLQVVVNNGANIEEDDKNFIIMLANTAGTALENAQLYEQSKRLIKDLQLINETSHRLNKNLRLTDTMTFMSSRIMDSFDADEVGLFYLNEDGTIDIFPGSTPFFNTSEVQPYVDFIRQKLENDLEGLFIGDMTSYLDDATYASIMAVPMVQSDTLKGCALVLNKKSYHFSFDMFKLLQSLIHHSTLALTNSLLREELETLVKTDHLTQLFSRNYMNNVIESSMKVDRQGTFILIDIDNFKRINDTFGHQTGDDVLVQVADIIRGYVRENDIGARWGGEELAIYLPQVDLQSGIAIAERIVKKVGEKTNPSVTISAGVSYWNAESEKSFDRLFSKADRGLYVAKDKGKNRVVVQV, from the coding sequence ATGGAAGATCTATATATTGTGAACAGATTAAAAAGTGCCTTCTTTGATTATATAAGTGAAAACAAAGTGAATGGATCAATAGATGAAGTCATAAGTGAGCTAACTGCCATTTTACAAAGGGAGCTGTACCTTAAAAGTGCGGTTTTTTATTTTTATAACAAAAAAACAGATTCTCTTTCATCTCATAAAACCATTGATTACATTCCTTTACATTCAATTCCACACATTTTTGAAAATGGACAAGCTTTTAGATACGGTGAAGAGCTATTAATTCCTATTCATGTTAACAAGGACATGATAGGGATCATTCATGCTCTTGAATCAAATCGCATTCTCGCTGACGCCGAACTAGCACAAATTGTCCGTGCATGTTCTTCATTCTATTCAGCAAGCATGAATATGGGGCTTGTGTCGAACGATGATCGAAAGTATGAGAAATTGTACCTCCTAACTGAAAAGTTTCACTCGTTATTAGATAAAGATGAAGTACTAATAGAACTAATAACAACTCTTCAATCTATGTATGATGAATACATCTTCTATTTATTTTTATCACATGATAATGATAGTGACCTTAAATTGCCAATTAAAGATTTAGCATTTGATGATCAGGACGGAAATGGAATGGCAATGGAGGCGTATGTCACCGGAAATGTCCAATTGTCACATGAGGAGAAAGACGCTCATACTATCCTTTACTCCCCTTTAAAAGGGAAGCAAGGAGTGTATGGTGTACTACAGGTTGTCGTAAATAATGGAGCTAATATAGAAGAAGATGATAAGAATTTCATTATTATGTTAGCAAATACAGCTGGTACAGCTTTAGAAAATGCACAACTTTATGAACAGTCTAAAAGATTAATAAAGGACTTACAGTTAATAAATGAAACATCCCACCGATTAAATAAGAATTTACGACTAACAGATACGATGACATTTATGTCTTCCCGAATAATGGATTCATTTGATGCGGATGAGGTAGGATTGTTTTACCTGAACGAAGATGGAACGATCGATATTTTTCCTGGGAGTACACCATTTTTTAATACGAGTGAAGTGCAGCCTTATGTGGATTTCATTAGACAAAAATTAGAGAATGATCTTGAAGGTTTATTCATCGGGGATATGACAAGTTACCTAGATGATGCGACATATGCTTCGATTATGGCTGTGCCAATGGTGCAAAGTGATACGTTAAAAGGATGTGCGTTAGTATTAAATAAAAAATCATATCATTTCTCTTTTGATATGTTTAAACTGCTTCAATCGCTAATTCATCATTCTACTTTAGCTCTAACGAATTCACTCTTAAGAGAGGAATTAGAGACATTGGTCAAAACGGACCATTTAACTCAGTTGTTCTCACGTAACTATATGAATAATGTTATTGAAAGTTCAATGAAGGTAGATCGCCAAGGTACGTTTATTTTAATTGATATTGATAATTTTAAAAGAATTAATGATACATTCGGTCATCAGACAGGCGATGATGTCCTTGTACAGGTGGCAGATATTATTAGAGGCTATGTACGTGAAAATGATATTGGTGCTAGATGGGGTGGTGAGGAGCTTGCTATTTACTTACCACAAGTTGATTTACAATCAGGCATTGCGATTGCAGAGCGTATTGTAAAGAAAGTAGGCGAAAAAACCAATCCTTCTGTGACGATTTCAGCTGGTGTGTCATATTGGAATGCTGAAAGTGAAAAGAGCTTTGACCGACTGTTTAGCAAGGCAGATAGAGGGCTATATGTAGCAAAGGATAAAGGGAAAAATAGAGTTGTTGTCCAAGTATAA
- a CDS encoding transglycosylase domain-containing protein, producing MENKENKHKRFSPLNKNITRSLRISYNVIGNLLLLFLVVGLLGFCFAGGVGAGYFASLVKDEPIRSYDEMKKDIYNYEETSLVYFDQDVYLGKLNADIEREEVKLEDVSQHVIDAVIATEDELFYEHNGVVPKAILRAIFQEFTNASVQTGGSTLTQQLIKNQILTNEVSFDRKAKEILLALRLEKFFEKEEIIEAYLNVADFGRNSNGKNIAGVQAAAKGIFGVPAKDLNLAQAAYIAGLPQSPFGYTPFSNDGGAIKENLEPGLTRMKTVLSRMYTGGYITEEEYDEALAYDIKENLTPKKPSSIEQYPYLTYEIEDRAMDILKVQLAEKDGYTKEDLEKNDELNLQYRSLADKSIRQNGYRIHTTINKDIYDKMQDVVAEYEYYGSDKAEEAIDPDTGKEVTIKEPVEVGGVLIENSSGKIISFVGGRDFDRENLNHATDAERRNGSTMKPLLVYAPAMELGTLQPGSVIADVEYVLPQYKGYSPKNYGGRYHGLTSARNALKQSYNVPAVKAYMSIINREPLSFLEKMGFTSLHKKDYGAPSLSLGGMTVGVTVEENVNAYTTFANNGKFIDAYMIEKIETSDGDVIYQHEKSETDVFSAQTAYLTIDMMRDVIRSGTAQSLNGYLSFSADWAGKTGTGQDYEDAWFVATNPNVTFGTWIGYDTPKPLELSYKGLSYSKRNILLWSKLMNVAHEVEPELVAPKTRFEMPGGIVQRSYCALTGELPSDLCRSAGLVQSDLFNVKYVPNKVDDSLTQGKFVYVKDQAYKVPSSAPPEFVQEGVMLKKEILDKHNIKNLNDLKQLLPSTTRWDNLVVTEGKEIADNGSNPRQVTGVSSSGTKISWKQNADNDVIGYRVYAAPNFSTNFSKVASITSTDTLTVSVGNSAAAYYIVAVDVAGKESAPSTIVKIGEYAEEKPVPIEEKPKNDKKKDEPKKEDKKTETPTNEAPEPTE from the coding sequence ATGGAGAACAAAGAAAACAAGCATAAGCGTTTCTCTCCTCTAAACAAAAATATAACAAGAAGTCTTAGGATCTCATATAACGTAATCGGCAATCTTTTATTACTTTTTCTTGTCGTTGGACTTCTTGGTTTTTGTTTTGCAGGAGGAGTTGGCGCTGGTTATTTCGCTTCATTAGTAAAGGACGAACCAATCAGATCCTATGACGAAATGAAGAAAGATATTTACAACTACGAAGAAACGTCCCTTGTTTACTTTGATCAAGATGTCTATTTAGGGAAACTAAATGCAGACATCGAACGTGAAGAAGTAAAGCTAGAGGATGTCTCACAGCATGTGATAGATGCAGTTATTGCAACGGAAGATGAACTGTTTTACGAACATAACGGAGTCGTCCCTAAGGCAATTTTAAGAGCGATATTCCAGGAGTTCACTAACGCTTCAGTTCAAACTGGTGGTAGTACGTTAACTCAACAATTAATTAAGAATCAAATTTTAACCAATGAAGTGTCCTTTGATCGTAAAGCTAAAGAAATTCTTCTTGCCCTTCGATTAGAGAAATTTTTCGAAAAAGAAGAAATCATCGAGGCTTATTTAAATGTTGCAGACTTTGGAAGAAATTCAAATGGAAAAAACATCGCTGGAGTTCAGGCAGCAGCAAAAGGTATTTTTGGAGTTCCTGCCAAAGATTTGAACCTTGCTCAGGCAGCTTATATTGCTGGTCTTCCACAAAGTCCTTTTGGGTACACTCCTTTTTCAAATGATGGCGGTGCGATTAAAGAGAATCTCGAACCAGGACTTACACGGATGAAAACTGTACTAAGTCGTATGTATACTGGCGGCTATATTACAGAAGAAGAGTACGATGAAGCACTTGCATATGATATTAAAGAAAATCTAACACCAAAAAAGCCTTCCTCTATTGAACAATATCCTTATTTAACGTATGAGATTGAGGATCGTGCAATGGATATTCTAAAAGTTCAACTCGCTGAAAAGGATGGGTATACAAAAGAAGATCTTGAAAAAAACGATGAACTTAACCTTCAATATCGCTCACTAGCTGATAAAAGCATACGACAAAATGGCTATCGCATTCATACCACCATCAATAAAGACATCTATGACAAAATGCAGGATGTTGTGGCAGAGTATGAATATTACGGTAGTGATAAAGCGGAAGAAGCCATTGACCCTGATACAGGAAAAGAAGTGACAATTAAAGAGCCTGTAGAAGTAGGTGGCGTCTTAATTGAAAACTCATCAGGAAAAATTATAAGCTTTGTCGGTGGACGTGACTTTGATCGTGAAAATTTAAATCACGCGACAGATGCTGAACGGAGAAATGGTTCAACGATGAAACCATTATTGGTATATGCACCAGCAATGGAATTAGGAACCCTTCAGCCAGGAAGCGTTATTGCGGACGTAGAGTATGTCCTTCCGCAATATAAAGGATATTCTCCAAAAAATTATGGAGGAAGATACCACGGGCTAACGAGTGCTCGTAACGCCTTGAAACAGTCCTACAATGTTCCAGCAGTGAAAGCGTACATGAGTATTATTAACCGGGAGCCACTTTCTTTCTTAGAAAAGATGGGCTTCACAAGTCTCCACAAGAAGGATTATGGTGCACCATCTCTTAGCTTAGGTGGTATGACAGTTGGTGTTACAGTTGAAGAAAACGTAAATGCATATACCACATTTGCCAATAATGGGAAATTTATTGATGCGTATATGATTGAAAAGATTGAAACAAGTGACGGAGACGTTATTTACCAGCATGAAAAATCTGAAACAGACGTATTTTCTGCTCAAACAGCTTACTTAACAATTGATATGATGAGAGATGTAATCCGAAGTGGTACCGCACAATCGCTAAATGGCTACCTTTCTTTCAGTGCAGACTGGGCTGGAAAAACAGGTACGGGGCAAGATTATGAAGATGCATGGTTTGTTGCGACTAATCCTAATGTTACATTTGGAACATGGATTGGTTATGATACACCGAAGCCTTTAGAACTCTCTTATAAGGGGCTTTCGTACTCAAAGCGAAATATTTTATTATGGTCAAAATTAATGAATGTTGCACATGAGGTCGAGCCTGAACTTGTAGCACCTAAAACTCGTTTTGAAATGCCTGGTGGAATTGTTCAACGTTCATACTGCGCTTTAACCGGAGAACTTCCTTCTGATTTATGTAGAAGCGCAGGGTTAGTTCAATCTGATTTATTTAATGTAAAGTATGTTCCAAACAAAGTTGACGACAGTTTAACTCAAGGGAAATTCGTCTATGTAAAAGACCAAGCTTACAAAGTTCCTTCCTCCGCTCCACCTGAATTTGTACAAGAAGGTGTTATGCTGAAGAAAGAAATTCTAGACAAACACAACATCAAAAATCTAAACGACTTAAAACAGCTTTTACCGAGTACAACTCGTTGGGACAATCTAGTTGTGACAGAAGGTAAAGAGATTGCGGATAATGGCTCGAATCCTAGACAAGTAACTGGAGTTTCCTCAAGCGGTACTAAAATTAGCTGGAAGCAAAACGCGGATAATGATGTGATTGGCTACCGAGTATATGCGGCTCCTAATTTTTCTACGAACTTTAGTAAAGTAGCAAGCATTACGTCAACAGACACATTAACCGTTTCAGTCGGCAATTCAGCTGCGGCCTATTATATTGTTGCAGTCGATGTGGCTGGGAAAGAATCAGCTCCGTCTACAATTGTAAAGATTGGAGAATACGCTGAAGAAAAGCCTGTACCAATTGAAGAGAAGCCGAAAAATGATAAAAAGAAAGATGAACCAAAAAAAGAAGATAAAAAGACAGAAACTCCGACGAACGAAGCACCAGAACCAACGGAATAG
- the tyrS gene encoding tyrosine--tRNA ligase, translating to MSKLLHDLQFRGLINQVTDEEGLSKALEEHAMKLYSGFDPTADSLHIGHLLPVLTLKRFQDNGHYPIALVGGGTGLIGDPSGKKAERTLNTSDIVQEWSDRIKGQLSRFLDFEAEKNPAMIVNNYDWIGSLDVISFLRDVGKNFGVNYMLAKDSVQSRIESGISFTEFSYMILQSYDFLKLYQNNDCKLQIGGSDQWGNITAGLELIRKSEENSKAFGLTIPLVTKADGTKFGKTEGGAIWLDADKTSPYEFYQFWINTDDRDVVKYLKFFTFLSQEQINELEKEVETAPEKRSAQKTLAEEVTKLVHGEDSLQQAIKISEALFSGDIKQLTGNEILEGFKDVPTTEIDESEIGLIDLLIQAKISPSKRQAREDISNGAIYINGERHQDLNMVISEEEKIDGKFTVIRRGKKKYFLIRYK from the coding sequence ATGAGCAAATTATTACATGATTTACAATTTAGAGGGTTAATTAATCAAGTGACGGATGAAGAGGGACTTTCCAAAGCGTTAGAAGAACATGCAATGAAACTATACTCAGGCTTTGATCCTACAGCAGATAGTCTTCATATTGGCCATTTGCTACCCGTTTTAACGTTGAAAAGATTCCAGGATAATGGTCATTATCCAATCGCGCTTGTAGGTGGAGGTACTGGATTAATTGGTGATCCAAGTGGGAAAAAAGCGGAACGTACACTAAATACATCAGATATTGTTCAAGAGTGGTCAGACAGAATTAAGGGACAGCTTTCACGCTTTCTTGATTTCGAAGCAGAAAAAAACCCGGCTATGATCGTGAACAACTATGATTGGATTGGTAGCTTAGATGTGATTTCTTTCTTACGTGATGTCGGAAAGAACTTTGGTGTTAACTACATGCTAGCAAAAGATTCTGTACAATCACGAATTGAGTCAGGTATTTCATTTACGGAGTTTAGTTATATGATTTTACAATCGTATGACTTCTTAAAGTTATATCAAAACAATGATTGTAAGCTTCAAATTGGTGGTAGTGATCAATGGGGAAATATTACAGCAGGATTAGAATTAATTCGTAAATCTGAGGAAAATTCAAAGGCATTTGGGTTAACAATCCCACTTGTTACAAAAGCTGACGGAACGAAATTCGGAAAAACAGAAGGTGGAGCCATTTGGTTAGATGCAGATAAAACATCTCCATATGAGTTTTACCAGTTCTGGATTAATACGGATGATCGAGATGTAGTGAAATACTTAAAATTCTTTACTTTCCTCTCACAAGAACAAATTAATGAGCTAGAAAAAGAGGTTGAGACAGCTCCTGAAAAACGTTCTGCCCAAAAGACCTTAGCAGAAGAGGTGACAAAGCTTGTTCATGGAGAAGATTCTCTTCAACAGGCGATAAAAATTTCGGAAGCCTTGTTTAGTGGAGATATTAAACAATTAACAGGAAATGAAATTCTAGAAGGCTTTAAAGATGTACCTACAACAGAAATTGATGAAAGTGAAATTGGATTAATCGATTTGCTCATCCAAGCGAAGATTTCTCCTTCGAAACGTCAGGCGCGTGAGGATATTTCAAATGGCGCTATTTATATTAATGGAGAACGTCATCAAGATTTAAATATGGTCATTTCTGAGGAAGAAAAGATTGATGGGAAGTTCACCGTTATTAGAAGAGGAAAGAAAAAATACTTCCTTATTCGTTACAAATAA
- a CDS encoding GAF domain-containing protein produces the protein MFNVESYKGKKEEQYQLVINQLKALLEGEKDQIANLSNASALLNQFLKEVNWVGFYLMKEGELVLGPFQGLPACVRIPVGRGVCGSAVANKRTERIADVHEFPGHIACDAASNSEIVVPLIKDDQVIGVLDIDSPIKNRFDEVDQDYLEKFAETLIQFI, from the coding sequence GTGTTTAATGTCGAAAGTTATAAAGGTAAAAAAGAAGAGCAATATCAATTGGTGATTAATCAATTAAAAGCGTTACTAGAAGGAGAAAAGGACCAGATAGCCAACCTATCAAATGCTTCCGCACTATTGAATCAATTTCTTAAAGAAGTTAATTGGGTAGGATTTTATTTAATGAAGGAAGGGGAGCTTGTATTAGGTCCATTCCAAGGGTTACCTGCTTGTGTAAGAATTCCAGTAGGAAGAGGAGTTTGCGGCTCTGCAGTAGCAAACAAAAGAACAGAGCGTATAGCCGATGTTCACGAGTTCCCAGGTCATATTGCGTGTGATGCAGCATCTAATTCAGAAATTGTCGTACCACTCATAAAGGACGATCAGGTCATTGGTGTTCTTGACATAGATAGTCCTATTAAGAACAGATTTGATGAAGTAGATCAAGATTATTTAGAGAAGTTTGCTGAAACTCTTATCCAATTTATATAA